In one Candidatus Thiopontia autotrophica genomic region, the following are encoded:
- a CDS encoding response regulator — MGEKNKILIVDDDQKLRDLLSRYLNEQGYEVETAEDGEEMDSVLPGFSPNLIVLDLMMPGEDGLSIARRLRASSNIPIIILSAKGEEIDKIVGLEMGADDYLAKPFNPRELLARIQSVLRRLDRADAGAEDQNTVSFGDYQVDLNSYSLTKNGEAVEVTSGEFELLRHLVEHPNHVLSRDHLLDLLDGGSEEAFDRSIDVRITRLRKKIEADPHHPVFIKTVRGVGYIFSTSS; from the coding sequence GTGGGAGAAAAAAACAAGATTCTGATTGTTGATGATGACCAAAAGCTAAGAGATCTGCTCTCCAGATACCTCAATGAGCAGGGGTATGAGGTAGAGACGGCAGAGGATGGTGAGGAGATGGATAGTGTTCTCCCTGGATTTTCTCCAAATCTGATTGTGCTGGATCTTATGATGCCGGGTGAGGATGGACTCTCTATTGCACGCAGACTTCGTGCAAGCAGCAATATTCCGATCATTATCCTCAGCGCCAAGGGGGAGGAGATTGACAAGATTGTGGGGCTGGAGATGGGGGCGGATGACTATCTGGCCAAACCATTCAATCCAAGAGAGCTGCTGGCTCGAATTCAGTCTGTTTTACGGCGACTCGATAGAGCTGATGCAGGGGCAGAAGATCAAAATACCGTATCATTTGGAGATTATCAGGTAGACCTTAACAGCTACTCGTTAACCAAGAATGGAGAGGCTGTAGAGGTGACCAGTGGGGAGTTTGAGCTGTTGAGACATCTGGTTGAGCACCCCAACCATGTACTGAGTAGAGATCACCTGCTTGACCTGCTGGATGGTGGCTCAGAAGAGGCCTTCGATCGAAGTATTGATGTCAGAATCACCAGGCTTCGCAAGAAGATTGAGGCAGATCCACACCATCCGGTTTTTATCAAGACTGTACGGGGTGTTGGTTATATATTCTCCACCAGTAGCTGA